The following is a genomic window from Euzebya rosea.
CCACCGACGAGCCCGACGACACCCCGTCCAACGGCCCCGACGAGGCGCCCACCGACGAACCGTCGGAGGACCGCAACCTCAGCATCGCCCGGCTGGCTGGCTCCAACCGCGTCGCCACCTCCATCGCGTTGTCGCAGGCCGAGTGGCCCGACGACTCACGCGCCGTGGTCATCGTGCCGGCCGGGTCACACGCAGAAGCGCTCGTCGCGGCCCCGTTGGCCGGCCTCATCGACTCCCCGGTCCTGCTCTCCGGCGCCGACGGCCTCGAGGACGCCGTCATCGAGGAGATCGTCCGCCTCGACCCGCTCAGCGCCTACGTGATCGGTGACGAGGGTCAGCTGTCGGCACAGGTGATGGACGACCTGGAGGACATCGGCGTGCGGTTCCGTGCCCGCTTGGAGGCCGACGACCGGTACGAGCTCAGCGCGGTCGTGGCCGACGACATCGCGTCCTACCAGGAGCCGGCGCGCATCGATCGGGTCTACCTGGCGCTCGGCGACGCCGACGACGCCAGCCGTGCATGGCCGGACGCCCTGTCCGCCAGCGCGCTGGCCGCCCACGACCACGCACCGGTGCTGCTGACGGAGGGTGATCACCTTCCTGACGCGGTCGCCGACCTGCTGACGGAGTACCGCCCCGACGAGGTCGTCGTCATCGGCGGCACAGCCGCCATCCGTGACGCCGTGGCCGAGGAGGCTGCCGAGCTCGCCGACGCCGAGCTGGTGCGGATCGCGGGCGTCACCCGGTACGCGACCAGCGCGGCGGTCGCCGACGTGGCTCGCGACGCGGGCCTGGACGACGACGACGTCTGGGTCGCCACCGGCCTGGACTTCCCCGACGCCCTGGCGGCCGGCCCGGCGGCTGCACGAAGCGGCTCGCCGCTGCTGCTGATCGACGGCAGGAACCCGGCGGGTGCGCCGGCCAGCACCGACTGGCTGGGCCGCCACGCGGAAGGCCTGAAGGTGGTCGGTGGGACGGCCGTGATCACCGAGGACGTCGTGGACGCCCTCAGCCGCTGAGCGGCGTCCCGAGGAATTTCTTCGCGGAGGGGTTTGCCGTCAGGCGCGGCGGGGCAGCTTCGCCCCATACGGTTCCCCGACAGGACCGAAGAAGGATCATCACAACGGGGCAGGAA
Proteins encoded in this region:
- a CDS encoding cell wall-binding repeat-containing protein, producing MHMMAPSPLLRRRLLGLAAPLAALLAVALLALPSAAQDTGHERLVDLTFPLSGPNSYIDSFDHGRSGSRTHRATDLMADKLVHVHAAVGGTVCYVKGDGASNIELSGYMLEICGDDGLEYSYIHLNNDTPGTDDGQGGDEWAFAPGIEEGVRVERGQWIGYVGDSGNAENTGAHLHFSIHDDNQSEEAGYVNPYRSLLAAQDRGDVPPPPTSDGGSGGPTDEPDDTPSNGPDEAPTDEPSEDRNLSIARLAGSNRVATSIALSQAEWPDDSRAVVIVPAGSHAEALVAAPLAGLIDSPVLLSGADGLEDAVIEEIVRLDPLSAYVIGDEGQLSAQVMDDLEDIGVRFRARLEADDRYELSAVVADDIASYQEPARIDRVYLALGDADDASRAWPDALSASALAAHDHAPVLLTEGDHLPDAVADLLTEYRPDEVVVIGGTAAIRDAVAEEAAELADAELVRIAGVTRYATSAAVADVARDAGLDDDDVWVATGLDFPDALAAGPAAARSGSPLLLIDGRNPAGAPASTDWLGRHAEGLKVVGGTAVITEDVVDALSR